One part of the Moraxella sp. FZFQ2102 genome encodes these proteins:
- a CDS encoding adenosylcobinamide-GDP ribazoletransferase yields MLQFAKWSIITAMIYHKLIIPLLIAVQFLTTIPVRLPYLPSREQNVVSMLYYPLIGVMIGVVLWLLASFVSLPIMLLSCLVMAVWVWLTGGLHLDGLADTADAWVGGFGDKERTLTIMKDPNAGAMGVIAIVVNLALKWAAVYSLLELRSLLALIIIPMLARLSALVLFASTPYVRKQGLGSALAGLGKGKTLLALLLYLPLLVILPWQMAVGLAVVWLGLMAYLRARFMARIGGITGDTVGASIEISEVVLLVVVMWLYY; encoded by the coding sequence TTGCTTCAATTTGCAAAATGGTCAATTATCACTGCCATGATTTATCATAAGCTCATCATTCCGCTACTGATCGCGGTGCAGTTTTTGACCACGATTCCTGTTAGGCTGCCTTATTTGCCGAGCCGTGAACAAAATGTCGTATCGATGCTGTATTATCCGCTGATCGGCGTGATGATCGGTGTTGTGCTGTGGTTGCTGGCAAGCTTTGTATCGCTGCCCATCATGCTGTTATCCTGCCTTGTGATGGCAGTGTGGGTGTGGCTGACGGGTGGCCTGCATTTGGATGGCTTGGCGGATACGGCGGATGCGTGGGTCGGCGGCTTTGGCGATAAAGAGCGCACGCTTACCATCATGAAAGATCCGAATGCGGGGGCGATGGGGGTGATTGCCATCGTGGTGAATCTGGCGCTGAAGTGGGCGGCCGTCTATAGCCTGCTTGAGCTGCGATCTTTGCTTGCACTGATCATCATTCCGATGCTTGCGCGGCTGTCGGCTCTTGTGCTGTTTGCCAGTACGCCGTATGTGCGTAAGCAGGGCTTGGGTTCGGCGCTGGCGGGGCTTGGCAAGGGTAAAACACTGCTTGCACTGCTGCTGTATTTGCCGCTGCTTGTGATTTTGCCTTGGCAGATGGCGGTGGGGCTTGCGGTGGTGTGGCTTGGACTGATGGCGTATTTGCGCGCGCGGTTCATGGCGAGAATCGGCGGCATCACAGGCGATACGGTGGGTGCAAGTATCGAAATCAGTGAAGTGGTGCTGCTTGTGGTGGTGATGTGGCTGTATTATTAA
- a CDS encoding DedA family protein yields MHMIDFILHIDLHLAEFLKDYGMWIYGILFLIIFVETGLVVMPFLPGDSLLFAAGALAAFTGALNPALLIGLLFIAAVLGDTLNYHIGKYIGPKVFEIDSKWINKQHLIKTQNFFAKHGGKTIIFARFIPFARTFAPFVAGAGSMDYKYFIGYNIIGGFCWIASFTLLGYFFGNQPVIKENFTYVIFGIIIFSVLPMVIGFIREKLKKA; encoded by the coding sequence CTGCATATGATCGATTTTATTTTGCATATTGATTTGCATTTGGCGGAGTTTTTGAAAGACTATGGAATGTGGATCTATGGCATCTTGTTTCTGATTATCTTTGTCGAGACAGGGCTTGTGGTGATGCCGTTTCTACCAGGTGATAGCTTACTGTTCGCGGCTGGGGCGTTGGCGGCGTTCACGGGTGCGCTCAATCCTGCCTTATTGATTGGGCTGCTGTTCATCGCGGCGGTACTGGGCGATACGCTGAACTATCACATTGGCAAATACATCGGTCCGAAGGTCTTTGAGATCGACTCAAAATGGATCAATAAACAGCACCTGATCAAGACGCAGAATTTCTTTGCCAAGCATGGCGGCAAGACCATTATTTTCGCGCGATTTATTCCATTTGCGCGCACCTTCGCGCCGTTCGTCGCAGGGGCAGGCAGCATGGATTATAAGTATTTCATCGGCTATAACATCATCGGCGGCTTTTGTTGGATTGCGTCGTTTACGCTGCTTGGCTATTTCTTTGGTAATCAGCCAGTGATTAAAGAGAACTTCACCTATGTGATTTTCGGTATCATCATTTTTAGTGTATTGCCGATGGTGATTGGCTTTATCCGTGAGAAGCTCAAAAAAGCATAA
- a CDS encoding carbon starvation protein A, translating to MLWFFFCIAVLIVGYVIYGKVIERIFVINPNKNTPAYTMADGVDYVPMSKKKIWLIQLLNIAGTGPIFGPILGALYGPVAMLWIVIGCIFAGAVHDYMCGMLSVRNGGASMPYLTGKYLGAPVKAFINVLAVVLLLLVGVVFVASPAQLMSTITMDVFGTAATGAVSLNNAEDISAAASASAAADASTVFGMTKETVLIAWTAIIFIYYIIATLLPIDKIIGRIYPFFGGLLLFMSIGMMYGLVSSHLSATNPISFFGTIDGLSVEKFFSNLQPKGDLPIWPLIFLTITCGALSGFHATQTPLMARCAMNESEGRFIFYGAMIAEGIIALIWCAVGMSFYPDLMSLQDAIAAGSPSKVVYDSSIYFLGAIGGIFAVLGVVVLPITSGDTAFRAARLIIAEFFNMEQRTLMKRLLIAVPLFAIGFAVSKVDFQILWRYFSWANQTVAAVMLWTAAGYLYRYRKFHWVCTVPAVFMTAVCFTFLMYNKIGFGLDYQLSIYLGIGATVLTTLAFFFFVKREQVAGDPDALVVEPKIEIAQPAQQ from the coding sequence ATGTTATGGTTCTTTTTTTGTATCGCGGTGCTGATCGTCGGCTATGTGATCTACGGTAAGGTGATCGAACGCATCTTCGTCATCAACCCAAATAAGAACACGCCTGCCTACACCATGGCTGATGGCGTGGACTATGTCCCGATGTCCAAGAAGAAAATTTGGCTCATCCAATTATTAAATATTGCAGGCACAGGCCCGATCTTCGGCCCGATCCTAGGTGCGCTGTATGGTCCTGTGGCGATGCTGTGGATTGTCATCGGCTGTATCTTCGCTGGTGCAGTGCATGACTATATGTGCGGTATGCTGTCTGTGCGTAATGGCGGCGCGTCGATGCCATACCTGACTGGCAAATATCTGGGCGCACCTGTCAAGGCGTTCATCAATGTCCTAGCGGTCGTGCTACTGCTACTGGTCGGCGTGGTCTTCGTGGCAAGCCCTGCGCAGCTGATGAGCACCATCACGATGGATGTCTTCGGCACAGCAGCCACAGGCGCAGTATCGCTCAATAACGCAGAAGACATCAGCGCGGCTGCCAGTGCATCTGCCGCAGCGGACGCATCGACGGTGTTTGGCATGACCAAAGAAACCGTGCTGATCGCTTGGACGGCAATTATCTTCATCTACTACATCATCGCCACCCTACTGCCGATTGACAAGATCATCGGTCGTATTTATCCATTCTTCGGCGGTCTGCTGCTATTTATGTCTATCGGCATGATGTACGGCTTGGTATCTAGCCACCTAAGCGCGACCAATCCGATCAGCTTCTTCGGCACGATCGATGGCTTGAGTGTCGAGAAATTCTTCAGCAACCTACAGCCAAAAGGCGATCTGCCGATCTGGCCGCTGATTTTCTTGACCATCACCTGTGGTGCACTGTCAGGCTTCCACGCCACACAGACGCCGCTGATGGCACGCTGTGCGATGAACGAATCTGAAGGTCGATTCATCTTCTACGGCGCGATGATCGCAGAAGGTATCATTGCCTTGATCTGGTGTGCGGTCGGTATGTCATTCTACCCTGATTTGATGTCGCTACAAGACGCCATCGCAGCAGGCTCACCATCGAAAGTCGTCTATGACAGCTCGATCTACTTCCTAGGTGCTATTGGCGGTATCTTCGCGGTGCTGGGCGTTGTCGTGCTGCCGATCACTTCAGGTGATACAGCATTCCGTGCGGCGCGTCTGATCATCGCTGAGTTCTTCAATATGGAACAGCGTACCTTGATGAAGCGACTGCTGATCGCTGTGCCGTTGTTTGCGATTGGCTTTGCCGTCTCAAAAGTCGATTTCCAAATCCTATGGCGTTATTTCAGCTGGGCGAACCAAACGGTCGCAGCAGTGATGCTATGGACAGCGGCAGGCTATCTGTATCGCTATCGTAAGTTCCATTGGGTATGTACTGTCCCTGCGGTATTCATGACGGCAGTGTGCTTCACTTTCTTGATGTACAATAAGATCGGCTTTGGCTTAGATTATCAGCTGTCGATTTATCTAGGTATCGGTGCGACCGTCTTGACCACCTTGGCGTTCTTCTTCTTCGTCAAGCGTGAGCAAGTGGCAGGCGACCCTGATGCGCTGGTCGTCGAACCAAAAATTGAAATCGCCCAACCTGCTCAGCAGTAA
- a CDS encoding histidine phosphatase family protein, whose amino-acid sequence MLTLCMLRHGETELLAQGHILRGRLDDPLTAKGKAQMQAAFDGEFLKQAWQAIVSSPSSRCADFARQKSDEYQLPLLVLVDLQEMDFGEWEGQFTAGLFAQFPDEMARWWQSPSQFTPPNAESMADFAKRIDGALGQIAQFAHENHHQRLCVICHGGVIKYLYCKAQHLSLDEILQQPAELGEFHCFNLQNGQLSLP is encoded by the coding sequence ATGCTGACGCTCTGTATGCTGCGCCATGGTGAAACCGAGCTGCTAGCGCAAGGGCATATCCTACGCGGACGGCTTGATGATCCATTGACCGCCAAAGGCAAAGCGCAAATGCAAGCTGCTTTTGATGGTGAATTTCTCAAGCAAGCTTGGCAGGCGATTGTTTCATCGCCTTCATCGCGCTGTGCTGATTTTGCTCGGCAAAAATCCGATGAATATCAATTGCCTTTGCTTGTTTTGGTTGATTTGCAAGAGATGGATTTTGGCGAATGGGAAGGGCAATTCACCGCGGGTTTATTCGCGCAATTTCCCGATGAGATGGCAAGATGGTGGCAATCACCGAGCCAATTTACACCGCCCAATGCCGAGAGTATGGCGGATTTTGCCAAGCGAATCGATGGCGCATTGGGTCAAATTGCACAATTTGCTCATGAAAATCACCATCAGCGACTGTGCGTGATTTGTCATGGTGGGGTGATCAAATATTTGTATTGCAAAGCCCAGCATCTGTCACTGGATGAGATTCTACAGCAGCCTGCTGAGTTAGGCGAGTTTCATTGCTTCAATTTGCAAAATGGTCAATTATCACTGCCATGA
- a CDS encoding DUF2799 domain-containing protein: MMKSVLLSTLIASPLLLTACATTSSHNTKVSIDCQAPNWQQAGISDGKNGRYPYEISRYSKQCPSLTISTEDRAAWESGRQEGLKTYCTKAYAYELGQRGYSMNQVCPEEGLLEIQQSHALGYQHYYQRERLYDDWWRPYPPFGSFGWYGPRSRYWW; encoded by the coding sequence ATGATGAAATCGGTATTACTCAGCACACTGATCGCAAGTCCACTGCTACTCACCGCCTGCGCCACCACAAGCAGTCACAACACCAAAGTCAGCATCGACTGCCAAGCCCCAAACTGGCAACAAGCAGGCATCAGCGATGGCAAAAATGGTCGCTATCCTTATGAAATCAGCCGCTACAGCAAACAATGCCCAAGCCTTACCATCAGCACCGAAGACCGTGCCGCATGGGAGTCCGGTCGTCAAGAAGGGCTAAAAACTTACTGCACCAAAGCCTACGCCTACGAACTCGGTCAGCGCGGCTACTCGATGAACCAAGTCTGCCCCGAAGAAGGACTGCTCGAGATCCAACAATCGCACGCGCTCGGCTATCAGCACTACTACCAACGCGAACGCCTGTACGATGACTGGTGGCGTCCGTACCCACCGTTTGGCAGCTTCGGTTGGTACGGTCCGCGCTCGCGCTACTGGTGGTAG
- a CDS encoding META domain-containing protein: MIKIISLLSIAVLGLSACVGTDLHRSPAPKVGTPAPIAITKAQLVGAWQMVAWASNGTQHAPITGDDGNALTIEFSHNDRVAVLNGCNLMSGAYRIEQGQLKFGALMSTRKMCKPDLMAVDGLVNKLLQDYNQFAWATAANPSAGTLTWVVRVGDAQYWFIKRGAE; the protein is encoded by the coding sequence ATGATAAAAATCATCAGCTTATTATCAATCGCAGTATTGGGGCTCAGTGCGTGTGTCGGAACAGATTTACACCGCTCACCTGCGCCAAAGGTTGGCACGCCTGCACCAATTGCCATCACCAAAGCACAACTGGTGGGCGCATGGCAGATGGTGGCTTGGGCAAGCAATGGCACGCAGCACGCACCCATCACAGGCGATGATGGCAATGCGCTGACCATTGAATTTAGCCACAATGACCGCGTCGCTGTACTGAATGGCTGCAATCTGATGTCGGGCGCGTACCGCATCGAGCAAGGGCAGCTTAAATTTGGCGCGCTAATGTCCACGCGCAAAATGTGCAAGCCTGATTTGATGGCTGTTGATGGCTTGGTGAATAAATTATTGCAAGATTACAATCAGTTCGCTTGGGCAACCGCTGCCAATCCGTCAGCAGGCACGCTGACATGGGTGGTGCGCGTGGGCGATGCGCAATATTGGTTCATAAAGCGTGGGGCTGAATGA
- a CDS encoding YadA-like family protein: MEVTGGTPNEDGVINYTVGLDYDTKKVIDGAVTEVEDSDTIDFTKTGNVITAEVISGTSKVVAGRAVTTEENKVATVDDIVDTINNVSWDVKSVGVDGGESTYKVTDKSNIKAGDTLNVDAGKNITISGEGGQLIIATKDDVEFTNLTVTGDTKVNNFAVDAGATIDMGGNKITNVGAGDADTDAVNVSQLKDAVEKAKAVEKVVKAEAAVGDVNLAEIATESGKAAGEANETYKVSVSKKAVQDAAKEAIDVTGDNKAITVTNVTDPATGQKTFTVEYNGDEAAKTTPLTYKVNGQNDQTVTLEKGLNFVNGTHTVASVAENGEVKFDLTDAAKDQLKKEETVKPGASGLVTIDDTKQNNTGGTEFVVDVKKATFDTVTVSDDGEINAPNTDGVVTGNDLQKVINQGFWTAKVDNANDMKVKFGDSINFADGKGTDANVTAEGSITFNVKTDDTTIKVGEDGNLTVNLEGLPRTKLIDGKNTTVTGDGVNQAYQVNVEGDLSGITSISNGDTAIKLGDATVNVGDAKITNVKDGTEDGDVVNVKQLKASKEEVVSTDGSVKVDSTGTTADDAKKFDLSVNADGITIVKNENGQLTVNVTPLTNKDNGEVNVPTGDDAGKLATAADIANAINNSGFTVKANSEATGEVVNPGDTVDFIQGRNINITRSGTAFTVATVDTPVFKSVQFNENGPIIKADVNNNINIGKADGTPTKIVNVEAGTNATDAVNVSQLKDAVEKAKAVESVVADTSSENIAKVTTKSGKDAGQPNEQYTVSVTKADVAKVAQDAIDVKGTGLAKVTSETKDGVETFTVDVNKGEFNSVTSGGKLAPTQKDGVATVGDVIDAVNKGYWIAKDDNGNSTNVKFGDAVLFADGKGTNAKLTGNTVTFDVNTTTLGTVTTADSPIRGSFVVPTTANSFVTADVLATALNQSGWRVTAGAASGGTAEGVSDHLVKPGSQVELITGENIKIVQKDGKFTISTTAAANGEPGSQGPVGPQGPEGKPGKDGAPGTIVSVAKDTDAGKTTITTTDPATGKSNEVTVLDGKDGAPGKDGQSPKVETEKVGDTTTITFTNPDGTPAVATIKDGANGKDGAPGKDGKDGKSPVVKAEKTDGVTKITVDNKDGSTPVIVEVKDSKDGAASGKLNFKGDTKGVVVRDLGTTLNVVGGADTTKLSDNNIGVVSDNGKLEVKLAKDIAVDSVTANTVNVGPVTMTAKTVANPDGTTTNELSIGSEVSPSRITNVANGKNPNDAVNVSQLTGAVTNINNRMDGIEGRINDLDDKVSGLGAISAASASLPQVYLPGKSMLAVAAGGYSDQQAVAVGFSSTSDNGRLLMKIQGSASTNGEASGGVGVGWMW, from the coding sequence GTGGAAGTCACTGGCGGTACGCCAAATGAAGATGGTGTGATCAATTACACAGTAGGCTTGGACTATGACACCAAAAAAGTGATTGATGGTGCTGTGACTGAAGTCGAAGATAGTGATACGATCGACTTTACCAAAACAGGTAATGTGATTACTGCTGAAGTGATTTCAGGTACATCTAAAGTGGTCGCAGGTCGAGCAGTCACCACTGAAGAGAATAAAGTAGCGACTGTGGATGATATCGTCGATACCATCAACAATGTCTCTTGGGATGTTAAGTCTGTCGGCGTTGATGGCGGTGAAAGTACTTATAAAGTCACCGATAAATCAAATATCAAAGCTGGCGATACGCTGAATGTCGATGCAGGTAAAAACATTACAATCAGTGGTGAAGGTGGTCAGCTGATTATCGCGACCAAAGATGATGTTGAGTTTACTAACCTAACTGTCACTGGTGATACCAAAGTAAACAACTTCGCTGTTGATGCTGGTGCAACCATTGATATGGGTGGTAATAAGATCACCAATGTGGGCGCAGGTGATGCTGACACAGATGCGGTGAATGTTTCTCAATTGAAAGATGCGGTTGAAAAAGCCAAAGCGGTTGAGAAAGTTGTGAAAGCTGAAGCGGCAGTTGGTGATGTTAACTTGGCGGAAATCGCTACCGAGTCAGGTAAAGCAGCTGGTGAAGCAAACGAAACTTACAAAGTAAGCGTATCGAAAAAAGCGGTACAAGACGCAGCCAAAGAAGCGATTGATGTTACAGGTGATAATAAAGCAATCACAGTAACCAATGTAACCGACCCAGCGACTGGTCAGAAAACTTTCACCGTTGAATACAATGGTGATGAAGCAGCGAAAACGACTCCGCTGACTTATAAAGTCAATGGTCAAAATGATCAAACTGTAACATTGGAAAAAGGCTTGAACTTTGTCAATGGTACGCACACTGTAGCAAGCGTTGCAGAAAATGGCGAAGTGAAGTTTGATCTAACCGATGCAGCCAAAGATCAGCTTAAGAAAGAAGAAACAGTGAAACCGGGTGCTTCAGGCTTGGTGACTATTGATGACACTAAGCAGAACAACACTGGCGGTACTGAGTTTGTGGTTGATGTCAAGAAAGCAACCTTTGACACTGTTACTGTGAGTGACGATGGTGAAATCAATGCCCCGAATACCGATGGCGTAGTGACTGGCAATGACTTGCAAAAAGTGATCAACCAAGGCTTCTGGACAGCGAAAGTTGATAATGCCAACGACATGAAAGTGAAGTTCGGCGACAGCATCAACTTTGCTGACGGTAAAGGTACTGATGCCAATGTGACTGCTGAAGGTTCTATCACATTCAATGTGAAAACTGATGACACAACCATCAAGGTGGGCGAAGATGGTAACTTGACCGTAAACCTAGAAGGTTTGCCACGCACCAAACTTATCGATGGTAAAAACACCACCGTTACAGGTGATGGCGTCAACCAAGCGTATCAAGTCAATGTTGAAGGCGATCTATCAGGCATCACATCAATCAGCAATGGCGATACCGCCATCAAGCTTGGCGATGCAACCGTCAATGTCGGCGATGCGAAGATTACCAATGTTAAAGATGGTACTGAAGACGGCGATGTTGTGAATGTGAAACAGTTGAAAGCGTCAAAAGAAGAAGTTGTTTCTACCGACGGTTCTGTGAAAGTGGACAGCACTGGCACAACAGCTGACGACGCGAAGAAATTCGACCTATCTGTGAATGCTGATGGTATAACCATTGTGAAAAATGAGAATGGTCAATTGACAGTCAATGTCACACCATTGACCAATAAAGACAATGGCGAAGTGAATGTACCAACAGGTGACGACGCTGGTAAACTTGCAACTGCTGCAGATATTGCCAATGCCATCAATAACTCTGGCTTCACTGTTAAAGCGAATAGCGAAGCAACAGGCGAAGTGGTTAATCCTGGTGATACTGTGGACTTTATCCAAGGTCGAAATATCAATATCACGCGTTCAGGTACTGCATTCACTGTAGCGACCGTAGATACACCAGTATTTAAATCAGTACAGTTCAATGAAAATGGTCCGATCATCAAAGCGGATGTGAACAATAACATCAACATTGGTAAAGCAGATGGCACACCAACAAAGATTGTTAATGTTGAAGCGGGCACAAATGCAACTGATGCGGTGAATGTTTCCCAATTGAAAGATGCGGTTGAAAAAGCCAAAGCGGTTGAGTCTGTGGTAGCTGATACTTCATCGGAAAACATCGCAAAAGTGACGACCAAGTCTGGTAAAGATGCAGGTCAGCCGAACGAGCAGTACACAGTGAGTGTAACCAAAGCAGATGTTGCCAAAGTTGCACAAGATGCAATCGATGTGAAAGGCACTGGTCTTGCAAAAGTAACATCAGAGACCAAAGATGGTGTTGAGACCTTTACTGTCGATGTGAACAAAGGTGAGTTCAACTCAGTAACCAGCGGTGGCAAGCTTGCACCAACTCAAAAAGATGGTGTAGCAACTGTTGGTGATGTAATCGATGCAGTGAATAAAGGCTACTGGATCGCCAAAGACGATAATGGCAACTCAACCAATGTGAAATTTGGCGATGCAGTGCTGTTTGCTGATGGCAAAGGCACCAATGCTAAGCTTACTGGTAATACAGTGACCTTTGATGTCAATACAACGACATTGGGCACAGTTACAACAGCTGATAGCCCAATCCGCGGCAGCTTCGTAGTGCCGACCACAGCAAATAGCTTCGTGACTGCTGATGTATTGGCTACTGCATTGAATCAATCAGGCTGGCGTGTCACTGCGGGCGCAGCTTCAGGTGGTACAGCAGAAGGTGTGAGTGATCATTTGGTTAAACCTGGTAGTCAAGTTGAATTGATTACTGGTGAAAACATTAAGATCGTACAAAAAGATGGTAAGTTCACCATCTCAACCACTGCTGCCGCCAACGGTGAGCCAGGCTCTCAAGGTCCAGTAGGTCCACAAGGCCCTGAAGGTAAGCCAGGTAAAGACGGTGCACCGGGCACTATCGTAAGCGTCGCCAAAGATACTGACGCAGGCAAGACCACCATTACCACCACTGATCCTGCCACTGGTAAGAGCAATGAGGTGACTGTACTGGATGGTAAAGATGGTGCACCTGGCAAAGATGGTCAATCACCGAAGGTTGAGACCGAGAAAGTTGGCGACACCACCACCATTACCTTTACCAACCCAGATGGCACACCTGCAGTTGCAACCATCAAAGATGGTGCTAACGGCAAAGATGGTGCACCTGGCAAAGATGGTAAAGACGGCAAGTCTCCAGTTGTGAAAGCTGAGAAAACCGATGGCGTAACTAAAATCACTGTAGATAATAAAGATGGCAGCACTCCTGTCATTGTCGAAGTGAAAGATAGTAAAGATGGTGCAGCAAGCGGCAAGCTAAACTTCAAGGGCGATACCAAAGGTGTGGTTGTCCGTGATCTAGGCACTACCTTGAATGTCGTAGGCGGTGCTGATACAACCAAGCTGTCTGACAACAATATCGGTGTTGTGTCTGATAATGGCAAGCTTGAAGTAAAACTGGCAAAAGACATCGCAGTCGATTCAGTCACTGCCAATACTGTGAATGTCGGCCCTGTCACTATGACAGCCAAGACAGTAGCCAACCCAGATGGCACTACCACCAATGAGCTAAGCATCGGCAGCGAAGTCTCACCAAGCCGCATCACCAATGTGGCAAATGGTAAGAACCCGAACGATGCAGTCAATGTCTCGCAGCTGACTGGTGCAGTGACCAACATCAACAACCGCATGGACGGCATCGAAGGTCGTATCAACGATCTGGATGATAAAGTCAGCGGTCTAGGTGCAATCTCAGCAGCATCAGCATCATTGCCACAAGTTTACCTACCAGGTAAATCTATGCTGGCAGTGGCGGCAGGTGGCTACAGTGATCAGCAAGCGGTCGCAGTCGGCTTCAGCAGCACATCGGACAACGGTCGATTGCTGATGAAAATCCAAGGTTCAGCGAGCACCAATGGCGAAGCGTCAGGCGGCGTCGGTGTAGGCTGGATGTGGTAA
- a CDS encoding LysR family transcriptional regulator has translation MLEIRHLQMLSTLKRHGSLATTAEELNLTASAISHQLKELESYYDITLVNRRTRPVSFTPAGLLVLELADSILPQVARTKSDIRRLAHGQSGRLRLASECHSCFDWLMPILNAYRKQYADVELDFATGFEPEPHQMLMDGEIDLLITASDLPIDGVHYQPLFTYESRLVLSPAHRLARHERISPDDLSNQTLIAYPVESARLDVIAKFLAPVGINPAHIRTTELTAMLIQLVASERGVAALPDWVVAEYERKGWVVSRPLGAGVYCQLYAAVRTADRGLDFMKGFLGLLDEIKKP, from the coding sequence ATGCTCGAAATTCGCCATCTACAGATGCTCAGCACGCTCAAGCGCCACGGCTCGCTTGCCACTACCGCCGAAGAGCTCAATCTCACCGCGTCCGCCATCAGTCATCAGCTCAAGGAGCTTGAGAGCTATTATGACATCACGCTGGTCAATCGCCGCACGCGCCCTGTCAGCTTCACCCCTGCAGGGCTGCTGGTACTGGAGCTTGCTGATAGCATCCTGCCGCAGGTGGCACGCACCAAGAGCGACATTCGCCGCCTAGCGCATGGGCAATCAGGCAGACTGCGCCTAGCCAGTGAGTGCCACAGCTGCTTTGATTGGTTGATGCCGATTCTGAATGCGTATCGTAAGCAGTATGCTGATGTTGAGCTGGATTTTGCGACTGGGTTTGAGCCTGAGCCGCATCAGATGCTGATGGATGGTGAGATTGATTTGCTGATCACCGCGAGCGATTTGCCGATCGATGGTGTGCATTATCAGCCGCTGTTTACTTATGAAAGTCGCCTAGTACTCTCGCCTGCACATCGCTTGGCACGCCATGAGCGAATTAGCCCTGATGATCTGTCTAATCAGACCTTGATCGCCTATCCTGTGGAGTCGGCGCGCCTTGATGTCATCGCCAAATTCCTTGCTCCTGTCGGCATCAACCCTGCCCACATCCGCACCACCGAGCTGACCGCCATGCTCATTCAGCTTGTCGCATCTGAGCGCGGTGTGGCGGCATTGCCTGATTGGGTGGTGGCAGAATACGAGCGCAAAGGCTGGGTGGTCAGTCGTCCGCTGGGTGCTGGGGTGTACTGTCAGCTGTATGCCGCAGTGCGTACCGCCGATCGTGGATTGGATTTTATGAAAGGGTTTTTGGGGCTGCTCGATGAGATTAAGAAGCCTTGA
- the cobT gene encoding nicotinate-nucleotide--dimethylbenzimidazole phosphoribosyltransferase, with protein MWYLNPIKPINQTARNGAQDRQNQLTKPTGALGQMEAVVIELAGMQGKVCPTAKQLYICTFAGDHGIANAGVSAYPQAVTRQMLYNFATGGACISVMARHYNAISQVIDCGSLGGAYHVDGVEQFHIAPQTQNFLLQPAMTAEQCEDVLNIGKYSVETAAAKGADIYIAGEMGIGNTTASSALAALLLRDSAESVTGLGTGIDDKTFAYKTQVIAQAIDKYQHLDDPLEILRSVAGFEMVAMVGAYLRAAQLGLPVIVGGFISAVCALCAVRINPSARDFMLFSHKSAEYGNQRVLDALNATPLLDLGLRLGEGTGATTAFGIIQLACAVHEQMATFGEAGVSDQNS; from the coding sequence ATGTGGTATTTAAACCCTATTAAACCAATCAACCAAACCGCACGCAACGGGGCACAAGACCGCCAAAACCAATTAACCAAGCCAACAGGCGCATTAGGGCAAATGGAAGCGGTGGTGATTGAATTGGCAGGTATGCAAGGTAAAGTGTGTCCAACAGCAAAACAGCTTTATATTTGCACATTTGCAGGCGACCATGGTATCGCTAATGCTGGGGTCTCTGCCTATCCACAGGCGGTTACTCGGCAAATGCTTTATAATTTCGCCACGGGCGGCGCGTGTATCAGCGTGATGGCGCGTCATTATAATGCCATTTCCCAAGTCATCGACTGCGGTTCTTTGGGTGGGGCTTATCATGTCGATGGCGTGGAGCAGTTTCATATTGCACCACAGACGCAAAATTTCCTACTACAGCCTGCCATGACTGCCGAGCAATGTGAAGATGTGCTAAACATCGGTAAATACAGTGTCGAGACCGCGGCGGCAAAAGGCGCGGATATTTATATCGCAGGCGAGATGGGTATCGGCAACACCACGGCAAGCTCAGCATTGGCGGCACTGCTATTGCGCGACAGTGCCGAGAGTGTGACAGGTTTAGGCACGGGCATTGATGATAAAACCTTTGCTTATAAAACCCAAGTCATCGCACAAGCTATTGATAAATATCAACATCTTGATGATCCGCTAGAGATCTTGCGTTCGGTGGCAGGCTTTGAGATGGTGGCGATGGTCGGGGCGTATTTGCGCGCAGCACAGCTTGGCTTGCCTGTGATTGTCGGTGGCTTTATCAGTGCGGTGTGTGCCTTGTGCGCGGTGCGGATCAATCCAAGTGCGCGCGATTTTATGCTGTTTTCGCACAAGTCTGCCGAATATGGTAACCAAAGAGTCCTAGATGCCTTAAACGCCACGCCGCTGCTTGATTTAGGCTTACGATTGGGCGAAGGTACGGGAGCGACCACCGCTTTTGGCATCATTCAGCTTGCTTGTGCGGTGCATGAGCAGATGGCGACTTTTGGCGAAGCTGGGGTCAGTGACCAAAACAGCTGA